A window of the Isosphaera pallida ATCC 43644 genome harbors these coding sequences:
- a CDS encoding putative Ig domain-containing protein, translating to MRHGRRGRSGGSFEYPSSGEDSFVAVVVTKLTGALLFILILVMGIMALIPRARFESASPPIDAARTVPLAVATRDPLPEAIAGRPYRLTLAHRGGVGGATVWELVGPLPEGLSFDASTATIVGTPTTATETPAPLMLTVADAQESAQAWVSLSVLKAESASVWTKLPPPKRPPAPLTAWLEHGFGFLLIVLITALGWNLLRNLEQWRLSRDDALDLDLDRLATRYRRLRLIVAAFGLTTAAALAGWLMLG from the coding sequence ATGCGACACGGACGACGCGGACGATCGGGAGGCAGCTTCGAATACCCCAGTTCGGGCGAGGATTCGTTCGTGGCGGTGGTGGTGACCAAACTCACCGGCGCGCTGCTGTTCATCCTCATTCTCGTTATGGGCATCATGGCGCTGATTCCCCGCGCCCGGTTCGAGAGCGCCTCCCCACCCATCGATGCGGCTCGGACGGTTCCCCTCGCGGTGGCCACCCGCGACCCGCTGCCCGAGGCGATCGCGGGCCGTCCCTATCGGCTCACCCTCGCACATCGCGGCGGCGTGGGCGGCGCGACGGTCTGGGAACTTGTCGGTCCCCTGCCCGAAGGTCTGAGCTTCGACGCTTCGACCGCTACGATCGTCGGTACCCCAACAACCGCCACCGAGACCCCTGCCCCGCTGATGCTTACCGTCGCGGACGCCCAGGAGTCCGCGCAGGCGTGGGTGAGTCTGAGCGTTCTCAAAGCCGAATCGGCCTCCGTGTGGACTAAGCTGCCCCCGCCCAAGCGACCACCCGCCCCCCTGACCGCCTGGCTAGAACATGGCTTCGGCTTCCTTTTGATCGTTTTGATCACCGCCCTCGGATGGAACCTCCTGCGCAACCTGGAGCAATGGCGGTTGTCCCGCGACGACGCCCTCGACCTCGACCTCGACCGTCTCGCCACCCGCTACCGCCGCTTGCGGTTAATCGTGGCCGCCTTCGGCCTGACCACTGCCGCCGCGCTCGCCGGTTGGCTCATGCTCGGCTGA